From one Sulfurihydrogenibium sp. genomic stretch:
- the csm2 gene encoding type III-A CRISPR-associated protein Csm2: MADVKSGLDVSKELKEILYVKEDGKERKVEKKDCKAQKNQINQHYENLIKKVNQDIKNGILNIDLEAYLQPEGVCEVIAYAVGCRGKLKRSQLRKFFNEIKTIEYDLKSGEDVKKIQIRILALIPKLAYSKGRELIDEEFYEFMKAILMKVKEDMNKENPQEVFEVFVKILESIVAYHTYHFPKEA, encoded by the coding sequence ATGGCTGATGTAAAAAGCGGTTTAGATGTAAGCAAGGAATTGAAAGAAATTTTATATGTAAAAGAAGATGGCAAAGAAAGAAAAGTTGAGAAAAAAGATTGTAAAGCTCAAAAAAATCAAATTAACCAACATTACGAAAATCTTATTAAGAAAGTAAATCAAGACATAAAAAATGGGATATTAAACATAGATTTAGAAGCCTATCTACAACCAGAGGGAGTTTGTGAAGTTATTGCATATGCTGTTGGCTGTAGAGGTAAATTAAAAAGAAGTCAGCTTAGAAAATTTTTCAACGAAATAAAAACCATAGAATATGACTTAAAATCAGGGGAAGATGTTAAGAAAATACAAATAAGGATTTTAGCACTTATTCCAAAACTCGCTTACAGCAAAGGAAGAGAACTAATAGATGAAGAATTTTACGAATTTATGAAGGCTATTCTCATGAAAGTAAAAGAAGATATGAATAAAGAAAATCCTCAAGAAGTATTTGAAGTTTTTGTAAAAATTTTAGAGTCAATTGTAGCATACCATACATACCACTTCCCGAAGGAGGCATAA